From one Cynocephalus volans isolate mCynVol1 chromosome X, mCynVol1.pri, whole genome shotgun sequence genomic stretch:
- the RS1 gene encoding retinoschisin has protein sequence FLLLSFCSATLGLSSTEDEGEESWYHKVCKCDCQGGASALWSAGATTLDCIPECPYHKPLGFESGEVTPDQITCSNPEQYMGWYSSWTANKARLNSQGFGCAWLSKFQDSSQWLQIDLKEIKVISGILTQGRCDIDEWMTKYSVQYRTDERLNWIYYKDQTGNNRVFYGNSDRTSTVQNLLRPPIISRFIRLIPLGWHVRIAIRMELLECVSKCT, from the exons tttcttctcttgtcCTTTTGCTCAGCCACACTGGGATTATCGTCTACAGAG GACGAGGGCGAGGAATCCTGGTACCACAAAGTGTGCAAGTGCGATTGCCAAGGAGGAGCCAGCGCTCTGTGGTCTGCAGGCGCCACCACCCTAGACTGCATACCAG AATGCCCATATCACAAGCCTCTGGGTTTTGAGTCAGGGGAGGTCACACCAGACCAGATCACCTGCTCCAACCCGGAGCAGTACATGGGCTGGTATTCCTCGTGGACTGCAAACAAGGCCCGGCTCAACAGTCAAGGCTTTGG GTGCGCCTGGCTCTCCAAGTTCCAGGACAGCAGCCAGTGGTTACAGATAGATCTGAAAGAGATCAAGGTGATTTCGGGGATCCTCACCCAGGGGCGCTGTGACATCGATGAGTGGATGACCAAGTACAGTGTGCAGTACAGGACTGATGAGCGCCTGAACTGGATTTACTATAAGGACCAGACTGGAAACAACCGA GTCTTCTACGGAAACTCGGATCGAACTTCCACAGTCCAGAACCTTCTGCGGCCCCCGATCATCTCCCGCTTCATCCGCCTGATCCCACTGGGCTGGCACGTGCGCATCGCCATCCGGATGGAGCTGCTGGAGTGTGTCAGCAAGTGCACCTGA